In Mycobacterium sp. Aquia_216, a genomic segment contains:
- a CDS encoding TIGR04282 family arsenosugar biosynthesis glycosyltransferase, which produces MMNLPVTLLVVAKAPEPGRAKTRLAATVGDRLAAEIAAAALLDTLDAVAAAPVASRVVALTGELNAAAGAMQIRQRLASFTVIEQRGDGFADRLVNAHADAAEGFPVLQIGMDTPQVTADLLADCAGRLLLAPAVLGPAVDGGWWIFGVQHPAMAQCLRTVPMSQPGTGKLTWKALHDNGIDAVSVARLSDFDVVDDVAAVRAACGPDSRFARVTRAAGL; this is translated from the coding sequence GTGATGAACCTGCCGGTGACGCTGCTGGTGGTCGCCAAAGCGCCGGAGCCCGGCCGGGCCAAGACGCGGCTCGCCGCCACGGTCGGCGATCGGCTCGCGGCCGAGATCGCCGCCGCGGCCTTGCTGGACACCCTCGATGCGGTGGCGGCCGCCCCGGTGGCCTCGCGGGTCGTGGCGTTGACCGGCGAGCTGAATGCGGCCGCCGGTGCGATGCAGATCCGCCAGCGGCTCGCGTCGTTCACCGTGATCGAGCAACGGGGCGACGGCTTCGCGGACCGGCTCGTCAATGCCCACGCCGACGCGGCCGAGGGCTTTCCGGTGCTGCAAATCGGCATGGACACTCCGCAGGTGACCGCCGACCTGCTGGCCGACTGCGCGGGCCGGCTATTGCTGGCGCCGGCCGTACTCGGGCCGGCCGTCGACGGTGGCTGGTGGATATTCGGCGTGCAGCACCCGGCGATGGCTCAATGCCTGCGGACCGTGCCGATGTCTCAACCCGGCACCGGGAAACTGACCTGGAAAGCGCTGCACGACAACGGTATTGACGCTGTCTCGGTAGCGCGGCTGAGCGACTTCGACGTCGTCGACGACGTCGCCGCGGTGCGAGCGGCCTGCGGGCCCGACAGCCGCTTCGCGCGCGTCACCCGCGCGGCGGGACTGTAG
- a CDS encoding aldo/keto reductase has translation MTDAPRTGGTGGLGTATVARVGYGAMQLFEATPEDAAAVLRRAIELGVNHIDTASFYGPGEVNRRIRDALAPYPDELVIVSKVGARYTGEEPIPLAAAQKPAELRAAVEDDLRQLGLEHIPVVNLRRLDLGPGLAAEGDQIVDLDDQLAEMIALRDEGKIGAIGVSAVPLDVVRRAAPAGIACVQNAYSLLDRAQENTLGFCAAEGIAWVPYFPLGSAFPGFPKVADNAVVVDIAGTLGVTASQVGLAWVLAHATNALLIPGTRSIAHLEENIGAGHVALDAEALARLDAVGTTEPRPRGAEPFQR, from the coding sequence ATGACGGACGCACCACGGACCGGCGGTACCGGCGGCCTCGGTACCGCGACAGTTGCCCGGGTCGGCTACGGCGCCATGCAACTGTTCGAGGCCACGCCCGAGGATGCGGCGGCCGTGCTGCGGCGCGCCATCGAGCTCGGCGTCAACCACATCGACACCGCGTCGTTCTATGGCCCCGGCGAGGTGAACCGCCGCATCCGCGACGCGCTGGCCCCCTACCCGGACGAGCTGGTCATCGTCAGCAAGGTCGGTGCGCGATACACCGGCGAAGAACCGATACCGCTGGCCGCCGCCCAGAAGCCCGCCGAACTCCGCGCCGCGGTCGAAGACGATCTACGCCAACTCGGCCTCGAGCACATCCCCGTGGTGAATCTGCGGCGCCTGGACCTCGGTCCGGGTTTGGCTGCCGAGGGCGACCAAATCGTCGACCTCGACGACCAACTGGCGGAGATGATCGCGCTGCGTGACGAGGGCAAGATCGGCGCGATCGGCGTCAGCGCCGTGCCGCTCGACGTGGTGCGGCGCGCGGCGCCGGCGGGCATCGCCTGCGTCCAGAACGCCTACAGCCTGCTTGACCGCGCCCAAGAGAACACGCTCGGCTTCTGCGCCGCCGAGGGCATCGCCTGGGTGCCCTACTTCCCGCTGGGGTCGGCCTTCCCGGGCTTCCCCAAGGTCGCCGACAACGCAGTGGTGGTCGACATCGCCGGCACACTCGGCGTCACCGCCTCCCAGGTCGGACTGGCCTGGGTGTTGGCGCATGCGACCAACGCGTTGCTGATTCCCGGCACCCGGTCGATCGCGCACCTCGAAGAAAACATCGGCGCCGGGCACGTCGCGCTGGACGCCGAGGCTCTGGCCCGGCTGGACGCCGTCGGTACTACGGAGCCCCGGCCCCGCGGTGCCGAGCCCTTTCAGAGGTAA
- a CDS encoding SDR family oxidoreductase — translation MSKSPLRRFADQIVLASMRPPISPQVLVNRPAIKPIDLEGKRILLTGASSGIGEAAAEQLAGRGATVVVVARRQERLDALADRITSAGGTALSIACDVSDMDAVDALVAEVENRLDGVDILINNAGRSIRRPLAESLQRWHDVDRTMVLNYYAPLRLMRGLAPGMLQRGDGHIINVSTWGVLSEAAPLFAVYNASKAALSAASRIAETEWGPLGVHSTLLYYPLVATPMIAPTKAYDGLPALTPEEAAEWMVTAARTRPVRIAPRMAIAARALDIVGPRVVNTIMQRQNLQPSREPGS, via the coding sequence GTGAGCAAGAGTCCGCTTCGCCGGTTCGCCGACCAGATCGTGCTGGCCAGCATGCGGCCGCCCATCTCGCCGCAAGTGCTCGTCAACCGGCCCGCCATCAAGCCGATCGACCTGGAGGGGAAGCGGATCCTGCTGACCGGGGCATCCTCGGGAATCGGCGAGGCCGCGGCCGAACAGTTGGCCGGCCGCGGCGCCACCGTGGTGGTCGTCGCCCGCCGCCAAGAACGTCTCGACGCGCTGGCGGACCGGATCACGTCGGCGGGCGGAACGGCCCTGTCGATCGCGTGCGACGTCTCGGACATGGACGCCGTGGACGCCCTGGTCGCCGAGGTCGAAAACCGCCTCGACGGGGTCGACATCTTGATCAACAATGCCGGCCGGTCCATCCGCCGGCCGCTGGCCGAGTCGCTGCAGCGCTGGCACGACGTCGATCGGACCATGGTGCTCAACTACTACGCGCCGCTGCGGCTGATGCGCGGGCTCGCGCCGGGAATGCTGCAGCGCGGCGACGGCCACATCATCAACGTCTCCACCTGGGGAGTGTTGTCGGAAGCCGCGCCGCTGTTCGCCGTCTACAACGCGTCGAAGGCCGCCCTGTCGGCGGCGAGCCGCATCGCCGAAACCGAGTGGGGGCCACTGGGCGTGCACTCGACGCTGCTCTACTACCCGCTGGTGGCCACCCCGATGATCGCTCCCACCAAGGCCTATGACGGATTGCCCGCGCTGACACCCGAGGAAGCCGCCGAATGGATGGTTACCGCGGCCCGCACCCGGCCGGTGCGGATCGCGCCGCGGATGGCGATCGCCGCCAGGGCGCTGGACATCGTCGGCCCGCGCGTGGTGAACACGATCATGCAGCGCCAGAACCTCCAACCCAGCCGCGAACCCGGCAGCTGA
- a CDS encoding DUF3349 domain-containing protein: protein MNRFLTSVVSWLRAGYPEGIPPTDTFALLALLANRLSNDEVKLVANALMERGDFDKIDIGVLISKLTDELPSETDIERVRDRLAAQGWPLDDPHDDERDGQPGNGAHG from the coding sequence GTGAACCGATTCCTCACCTCGGTTGTCTCGTGGTTGCGTGCGGGTTATCCGGAAGGCATCCCGCCGACCGACACCTTCGCCCTGCTGGCCCTGCTGGCCAACCGATTGTCCAACGACGAGGTGAAGCTCGTCGCCAATGCGCTGATGGAGCGCGGGGACTTCGACAAGATCGACATCGGCGTGCTGATCAGCAAGCTCACCGATGAGCTGCCGTCCGAAACGGACATCGAGCGGGTGCGTGACCGGTTGGCCGCCCAAGGCTGGCCCCTCGACGATCCGCACGACGACGAGCGCGACGGACAGCCCGGTAATGGGGCCCACGGATAG
- a CDS encoding NADPH-dependent F420 reductase yields the protein MSSISIIGTGNMARAIGALAVTGGNSVEVIGRDQSKAADLAKALGGSATTGEFGAVPAGDIVIVALLYANVVPVVAQYGDALAGKVIVDISNPFNSAADGLAIADDTSIAQEVAKAAPASASVVKAFNTIFGVVLAQGRPLDVFIAGDDAPVKAGVAEFIKSLGLRPLDVGGLNMAHWLEGTGLVMMGLARHGVGNFDFALGVTVPG from the coding sequence ATGAGCAGCATCAGCATCATCGGCACCGGGAACATGGCCCGCGCCATCGGCGCGCTGGCAGTAACGGGCGGCAACTCCGTCGAGGTCATCGGCCGCGATCAGTCCAAGGCCGCCGACCTGGCCAAGGCTCTCGGCGGAAGTGCCACGACAGGAGAGTTCGGCGCCGTTCCGGCCGGGGACATCGTCATCGTGGCCCTGCTTTACGCCAACGTCGTTCCGGTGGTCGCGCAGTATGGAGATGCCCTCGCGGGCAAGGTGATCGTCGACATCAGCAACCCCTTCAACTCCGCGGCCGACGGGCTGGCCATCGCCGATGACACCTCGATCGCGCAGGAGGTTGCGAAGGCGGCCCCGGCCAGCGCCAGCGTGGTGAAGGCCTTCAACACCATCTTCGGTGTCGTCCTGGCCCAAGGCCGGCCGCTCGACGTCTTCATCGCCGGCGACGACGCGCCTGTCAAGGCGGGTGTGGCGGAGTTCATCAAGAGCCTTGGGCTGCGCCCGTTGGACGTCGGCGGCTTGAACATGGCGCACTGGCTGGAAGGAACGGGCCTGGTCATGATGGGCCTTGCCCGACACGGGGTGGGGAACTTCGACTTCGCCCTCGGCGTCACGGTTCCCGGTTGA
- a CDS encoding anion permease, which yields MDIQLFLLIIVVVTALAFDFTNGFHDTANAMATSIASGALKPKTAVALSAALNLLGAFLSTTVAATIAKGLIDSSIVSLELVFAGLVGGVVWNLLTWLLGIPSSSSHALIGGIVGATIAAVGAHGVIWSGVMSKAIIPAIVSVFLALFVGAVATWAVFRITRGLQQERTEAGFRRGQIGSASLVSLAHGTNDAQKTMGIIFLALMSYGSVSKSAAVPPLWVIVACALAMATGTYLGGWRIIRTLGKGLVEITSPQGMAAESSSAAVILLSAHFGYALSTTQVCTGSVMGSGLGKPGGEVRWGVAGRMAVAWLVTLPLAGLVGAVTYWIVHFIGGYPGAVVGFGLLVAVSAVIYVRSRKNKVDHNNVNAEWEGDLTAGLDDSDKPPSGSAKVGASSGSDDVSVGNL from the coding sequence GTGGACATACAACTGTTCCTCTTGATCATTGTCGTAGTAACGGCATTGGCTTTCGATTTCACCAACGGCTTCCACGACACCGCGAACGCCATGGCGACCTCCATAGCCAGCGGCGCGCTGAAGCCCAAAACAGCCGTCGCGCTCTCCGCTGCGCTCAACCTGTTGGGCGCCTTCTTGTCGACCACGGTCGCGGCAACGATCGCCAAGGGCCTCATCGATTCCAGCATCGTGTCGCTGGAGCTGGTGTTCGCCGGGCTGGTCGGCGGCGTCGTCTGGAACCTGCTGACCTGGCTCCTCGGCATCCCCTCCAGTTCCTCGCACGCCCTGATCGGGGGCATCGTCGGTGCCACGATCGCGGCCGTCGGCGCGCATGGGGTGATCTGGTCAGGCGTGATGTCCAAGGCGATCATCCCGGCCATCGTGTCGGTGTTCCTGGCCCTCTTCGTCGGCGCCGTCGCGACCTGGGCGGTCTTCCGGATCACCCGCGGCCTGCAGCAGGAGCGCACCGAAGCCGGGTTCCGGCGCGGCCAGATCGGCTCGGCGTCGCTGGTCTCGCTGGCGCACGGCACCAACGACGCGCAGAAGACGATGGGCATCATCTTCCTGGCGCTGATGTCCTACGGCTCGGTCAGCAAGAGCGCCGCGGTCCCGCCGCTGTGGGTCATCGTGGCCTGCGCCCTGGCGATGGCCACGGGCACCTACCTCGGCGGCTGGCGGATCATTCGCACCCTGGGCAAGGGACTCGTCGAAATCACGTCGCCGCAAGGCATGGCTGCCGAATCATCCTCGGCCGCAGTCATTTTGCTGTCAGCTCACTTCGGCTACGCACTGTCGACCACCCAGGTCTGCACCGGCTCGGTGATGGGCAGCGGGCTGGGTAAGCCCGGCGGCGAGGTGCGCTGGGGTGTGGCCGGCCGCATGGCGGTGGCATGGCTGGTGACGCTGCCGTTGGCCGGACTGGTCGGGGCGGTCACCTACTGGATCGTCCACTTCATCGGCGGATACCCCGGCGCCGTCGTCGGCTTCGGCCTGCTGGTCGCCGTCTCTGCCGTGATCTATGTGCGGTCGCGCAAGAACAAGGTCGACCACAACAACGTCAACGCCGAGTGGGAAGGCGACCTGACCGCCGGTCTCGACGACTCCGATAAGCCGCCCAGCGGAAGCGCCAAAGTAGGCGCCTCGTCCGGCTCCGACGACGTGAGCGTGGGGAACCTCTGA
- a CDS encoding nitroreductase family deazaflavin-dependent oxidoreductase codes for MASGKPIKPPWWLKPANKLFIQMSRLGMSFGGESPVVLTVHGRKSGRERSTPVTPMTVDGKQYVVAGFPGADWVANVRAAEQATVARGRHTQRVRMVELSAADARPILRLFPTEVPTGVGFMKRSGLVTEGSPDEFESLAGRCAVFRLDPA; via the coding sequence ATGGCAAGTGGCAAACCGATCAAGCCGCCCTGGTGGCTGAAGCCGGCGAACAAGCTCTTCATCCAGATGTCGCGGCTGGGAATGAGTTTCGGCGGCGAAAGCCCCGTCGTGCTGACCGTGCACGGACGTAAATCGGGACGCGAGCGCTCGACCCCGGTGACGCCGATGACTGTCGACGGCAAGCAGTACGTCGTCGCGGGATTTCCCGGCGCCGACTGGGTGGCCAACGTACGGGCCGCCGAACAGGCGACCGTGGCCCGCGGCCGCCACACCCAGCGGGTGCGGATGGTCGAGTTGTCCGCCGCCGATGCGCGACCGATTCTGCGGCTGTTCCCGACAGAGGTGCCCACGGGTGTGGGATTCATGAAGCGGTCTGGACTCGTCACCGAGGGCAGTCCCGACGAGTTCGAGAGTCTGGCGGGCCGCTGCGCGGTCTTCCGCCTGGACCCCGCATAG
- a CDS encoding APC family permease translates to MEDQPELARRLTTTDAVVIGLGSMIGAGVFSAFGPAARAAGAGLLIGLGLAAAIAYCNATSSAQLAAVYPTSGGTYIYGRVRLGPWWGFVAGWGFVIGKTASCAAMALTVAAYAVPAAEVWVQRVVGVAAVVLLTAFNYRGVTKTAVLARILLMCTMIALATVVIGIAVSKPNPSHLSGGWFTGSGYGVLQSAGLLFFAFAGYARIATMGEEVRDPARTIRRAITVALAIAVVIYLVVGASALLAAGPDRLASAAAPLAEAVRAAGAPALVPVIAVGAVLASLGALLALVAGLGRTVLAMARHRDLPGWLAAVHPVHRVPHHAEIAIGVVVCVLVSAVDLRGVIGFSSFGVLIYYAIANAAAITLPASAVARRVCNVVGLAGCLLLVATLPWESAVAGLAVFAVGIAGRAAVLRRRA, encoded by the coding sequence ATGGAGGACCAACCCGAGCTTGCGCGCCGGCTCACGACGACCGACGCGGTCGTCATTGGGTTGGGTTCGATGATCGGCGCCGGGGTGTTCTCCGCGTTCGGCCCGGCCGCCCGGGCGGCCGGCGCGGGCCTGCTGATCGGGCTGGGGCTGGCCGCGGCGATCGCTTACTGCAACGCCACCTCGTCCGCGCAACTGGCCGCGGTGTATCCGACGTCGGGCGGAACGTATATCTACGGCCGTGTTCGCCTCGGACCGTGGTGGGGCTTCGTCGCCGGGTGGGGATTCGTGATCGGCAAGACCGCGTCGTGTGCGGCAATGGCCCTCACCGTCGCTGCCTACGCTGTTCCCGCGGCGGAGGTGTGGGTGCAGCGGGTCGTCGGGGTCGCTGCCGTGGTCCTGCTGACCGCGTTCAACTACCGCGGAGTCACCAAGACCGCGGTACTGGCCCGAATTCTGTTGATGTGCACCATGATCGCATTGGCGACCGTGGTGATCGGCATCGCGGTGAGCAAGCCGAACCCGTCGCATCTGAGCGGCGGCTGGTTCACCGGCTCCGGCTACGGGGTGCTGCAGTCGGCGGGACTGCTGTTTTTCGCGTTCGCCGGGTATGCGCGGATCGCGACGATGGGCGAAGAGGTCCGCGACCCCGCCCGCACCATCCGCCGGGCGATCACCGTTGCCCTGGCGATCGCCGTGGTGATCTATCTGGTTGTCGGGGCTTCCGCGCTGTTGGCGGCGGGACCCGACCGCCTCGCGAGTGCCGCTGCGCCACTGGCCGAGGCGGTCCGCGCCGCCGGCGCTCCGGCACTGGTCCCGGTGATCGCCGTCGGGGCCGTGCTGGCCAGCCTTGGTGCACTGCTGGCCCTGGTCGCCGGGCTCGGGCGCACCGTGCTGGCGATGGCCCGGCATCGGGATCTGCCGGGCTGGCTTGCGGCTGTTCACCCGGTTCACCGGGTGCCCCACCATGCCGAGATCGCGATCGGCGTGGTGGTCTGCGTCCTGGTGAGCGCCGTCGATTTGCGTGGGGTGATCGGCTTTTCGTCGTTCGGAGTGCTGATCTACTACGCGATCGCCAACGCCGCTGCCATCACGTTGCCCGCTTCTGCTGTGGCACGGCGCGTGTGCAATGTCGTCGGCCTGGCCGGGTGCCTGCTGCTGGTCGCCACCTTGCCGTGGGAGTCGGCGGTCGCGGGGCTGGCGGTGTTCGCCGTCGGGATCGCCGGGCGCGCCGCGGTGCTGCGCCGCCGCGCCTGA
- a CDS encoding VOC family protein, which yields MEILFSRMLLRPADYQRSLAFYRDEIGLAIYRDYGAGTVFFAGQSLLELAGWSDTDDSRGPFPGALWLQVRDIEATQAELTGRGVPIAREARREPWGLKEMQVTDPDGITLIFVEVPGDHPLRRDTRGEQQGTSG from the coding sequence ATGGAGATCCTGTTCAGCCGGATGCTGCTTCGGCCGGCTGACTATCAGCGGTCGCTAGCGTTCTACCGCGACGAAATCGGCCTGGCCATCTACCGCGACTATGGCGCGGGCACAGTCTTTTTCGCGGGCCAGTCTTTGCTGGAACTGGCCGGCTGGAGCGACACCGACGATTCCCGGGGGCCCTTCCCCGGTGCGCTGTGGCTGCAGGTCCGCGACATCGAGGCAACCCAGGCCGAACTGACGGGCCGCGGAGTGCCGATTGCCCGCGAGGCGCGTCGCGAACCGTGGGGCTTGAAAGAGATGCAGGTGACCGATCCGGATGGCATCACGCTGATCTTCGTCGAGGTCCCCGGAGACCACCCCTTACGCCGCGACACCCGAGGTGAACAGCAGGGAACGTCCGGTTAA
- a CDS encoding TetR/AcrR family transcriptional regulator, with protein sequence MAERSDARRNRERLLEAATAAFATAQGRPVSLESIARDAGVGIGTLYRHFPNRETLVEAIYRAELAEVAAAAEELIGRHPPATALRHWMDRYADFVAAKRGMAESLHAIFDSGAMEPSQTRHSIVGAVERLLRAGADDATLRADVQADDVVSSLIGIFLASGSPEQTGRMLDLLVAGIAR encoded by the coding sequence TTGGCCGAACGCTCGGACGCGCGCCGCAACCGCGAACGGCTGCTGGAGGCGGCTACCGCGGCATTCGCCACGGCGCAAGGGCGGCCGGTATCGCTCGAGTCGATCGCCCGCGACGCTGGTGTCGGCATCGGCACGCTCTACCGCCATTTTCCGAACCGCGAGACCCTGGTCGAGGCGATCTACCGGGCTGAGCTCGCCGAAGTGGCGGCGGCAGCTGAGGAGTTAATCGGGCGGCATCCGCCGGCGACCGCGCTGCGGCACTGGATGGACCGCTATGCCGACTTCGTCGCGGCCAAGCGCGGGATGGCGGAGTCCTTGCACGCGATCTTCGACTCCGGCGCGATGGAGCCCAGTCAAACTCGCCACAGCATCGTCGGAGCAGTCGAGAGACTGTTGCGGGCCGGTGCCGACGACGCGACCCTGCGAGCCGACGTGCAGGCCGACGACGTGGTGTCCAGCCTGATCGGCATCTTTCTGGCCAGCGGTTCGCCGGAGCAGACGGGCCGCATGCTCGACCTGCTGGTCGCCGGCATTGCGCGATAA
- a CDS encoding 1,4-dihydroxy-2-naphthoyl-CoA synthase, which yields MSDNPFDPQAWRPVDGFDDLTDITYHRHADDATVRVAFNRPEVRNAFRPHTVDELYRVLDHARMSPDVGVVLLTGNGPSPKDGGWAFCSGGDQRIRGRSGYQYASGETADTVDAARAGRLHILEVQRLIRFMPKVVICLVNGWAAGGGHSLHVVCDLTLASREHARFKQTDADVGSFDGGYGSAYLARQVGQKFAREVFFLGRPYTAEQMHHMGAVNEVVDHVDLERTGIQWAAEINAKSPQAQRMLKFAFNLLDDGLVGQQLFAGEATRLAYMTDEAVEGRDAFLEKRAPDWSPFPRYF from the coding sequence TTGAGCGACAACCCATTTGATCCGCAGGCGTGGCGGCCCGTCGACGGTTTCGACGACCTGACTGACATCACGTATCACCGGCACGCGGACGACGCCACGGTGCGGGTGGCATTCAACCGGCCCGAGGTGCGTAACGCGTTCCGGCCGCACACCGTCGACGAGCTGTACCGGGTGCTCGATCACGCCCGCATGTCTCCCGACGTCGGCGTGGTGTTGCTGACCGGCAATGGCCCGTCGCCGAAAGACGGCGGCTGGGCGTTTTGCTCAGGCGGTGATCAGCGCATCCGCGGGCGCTCGGGGTATCAATACGCCTCCGGCGAGACTGCGGACACCGTCGACGCCGCCCGCGCCGGCCGACTGCACATCCTCGAGGTGCAGCGGCTCATCCGCTTCATGCCGAAAGTGGTCATCTGCCTGGTCAACGGGTGGGCCGCCGGCGGCGGCCACAGCCTGCACGTGGTCTGCGATCTGACCCTGGCCAGCCGCGAGCACGCCCGCTTCAAGCAGACCGACGCCGACGTCGGCAGCTTCGACGGCGGCTACGGCAGCGCGTATCTGGCCCGTCAGGTCGGCCAGAAGTTTGCCCGGGAGGTCTTCTTCCTGGGCCGGCCCTACACCGCGGAGCAGATGCACCACATGGGCGCGGTCAACGAGGTCGTCGATCACGTCGACCTCGAACGCACCGGCATCCAGTGGGCGGCCGAGATCAACGCCAAATCCCCGCAGGCGCAACGAATGCTGAAGTTCGCGTTCAACCTGCTCGACGACGGCCTGGTGGGCCAGCAACTGTTCGCCGGTGAGGCCACCCGGCTGGCCTACATGACCGACGAGGCCGTCGAGGGCCGCGACGCGTTCCTGGAAAAGCGCGCCCCGGACTGGAGCCCCTTCCCGCGCTATTTCTAG
- the menE gene encoding o-succinylbenzoate--CoA ligase: MLAGRDAAFVAAQPGCDADLDALRVGETIDDDVALVATTSGTTGAPKGALLTAAALAASAAATHHRLGGPGRWLLALPPHHIAGIQVLVRSVLAGSEPVELDVSSGFDVAELPGAVSRLGAGRQYTALVAAQLAKALTDPAAAAALAELDAVLLGGGPAPRPVLHAAAAAGIAVVRTYGMSETAGGCVYDGVALDGVRLRVRADGRIEIGGPTLAKGYRNPVDPDPFAESGWFRTDDLGTIDESGVLTVLGRADDAISTGGLTVLPQRVEAALCTHPAIGDCAVFGLTDDRLGQRVVTAIVVRDGFGAPTLDALRTHVAQTLDGTAAPRELHIVDALPRRGIGKVDRSALVRRFAAGQ, from the coding sequence GTGCTGGCTGGTCGTGATGCGGCCTTCGTTGCGGCGCAACCGGGTTGCGACGCCGATCTGGACGCCTTGCGCGTCGGCGAAACCATCGACGACGACGTGGCTTTGGTTGCGACGACATCGGGAACCACCGGAGCGCCCAAGGGCGCTTTGCTCACCGCCGCGGCACTGGCCGCCAGTGCGGCCGCAACGCATCACCGCCTCGGCGGACCGGGCCGTTGGCTGCTGGCCTTGCCGCCGCATCATATCGCCGGAATCCAGGTGCTGGTGCGCAGCGTGCTCGCCGGTTCCGAGCCCGTCGAGCTAGACGTCTCGTCCGGATTCGACGTCGCCGAATTGCCCGGCGCGGTAAGCAGATTAGGGGCCGGCCGACAATACACGGCGCTGGTCGCGGCTCAACTGGCCAAGGCGCTCACCGATCCGGCGGCCGCGGCCGCACTGGCCGAATTGGACGCTGTACTACTCGGCGGTGGGCCGGCTCCACGGCCGGTGCTGCACGCCGCGGCGGCCGCCGGGATCGCCGTGGTCCGTACCTACGGCATGAGCGAGACCGCGGGGGGTTGCGTCTACGACGGTGTCGCGCTGGACGGTGTGCGGTTGCGGGTGCGGGCCGATGGCCGCATCGAGATCGGCGGCCCGACGCTGGCCAAGGGCTATCGCAATCCGGTTGACCCCGACCCGTTCGCCGAATCGGGCTGGTTCCGCACCGACGACCTGGGCACCATCGACGAGTCCGGCGTGCTGACCGTGCTGGGCCGCGCCGACGACGCGATCAGCACCGGCGGGCTGACGGTGCTGCCACAGCGGGTGGAGGCCGCGTTGTGCACCCACCCCGCCATCGGCGACTGCGCGGTATTCGGACTCACCGACGACCGATTGGGGCAGCGGGTGGTCACGGCGATCGTGGTGCGTGACGGTTTCGGGGCGCCGACGCTGGACGCGCTGCGGACACACGTGGCCCAGACGCTGGACGGCACCGCCGCGCCACGCGAGCTGCACATCGTCGATGCGCTGCCGCGCCGCGGCATCGGCAAGGTCGACCGGAGCGCGTTGGTACGCCGATTCGCCGCCGGTCAATAG
- a CDS encoding MarR family winged helix-turn-helix transcriptional regulator yields the protein MEPNWLSPDEDRAWRAFQHANHQLAVHLNRGLQESGLSGADYQVLAVLSEHEGDRMPARDLCNTLGWEKSRVSHQVRRMQSDGLICREPNPDDARSTMVCLLPAGRAAIEKAAPRHVEDVRRNFINLLTPAELDMLAALNERVLRHLATKDDDSPAEDEPA from the coding sequence ATGGAACCGAACTGGCTGAGCCCCGACGAAGACCGCGCCTGGCGGGCCTTCCAGCACGCGAATCATCAGCTCGCCGTGCACCTGAACCGGGGCCTGCAGGAGTCGGGCCTGTCGGGGGCCGACTACCAGGTCCTGGCGGTGCTGTCGGAGCACGAAGGGGACCGCATGCCCGCGCGCGACCTGTGCAACACATTGGGCTGGGAGAAGAGCCGTGTCTCGCACCAGGTGCGGCGCATGCAGAGCGACGGGCTGATCTGTCGCGAGCCCAACCCCGACGACGCCCGCAGCACCATGGTCTGTCTGCTGCCGGCTGGCCGCGCCGCCATTGAAAAGGCGGCGCCGCGGCACGTGGAGGACGTCCGCCGGAACTTCATCAACCTGCTCACCCCGGCTGAGCTGGATATGCTCGCCGCCCTCAACGAACGAGTCCTACGCCACCTGGCCACCAAAGACGACGACTCCCCCGCTGAGGACGAGCCCGCATAG
- a CDS encoding glycosyltransferase family 2 protein, with translation MGSTGKPDDLVTVVLPCLNEEESLPAVLAAIPAGYRALVVDNNSTDDTAGVAARHGADVVAEPRPGYGAAVHAGVVAATTPIVAVIDADGSMDAGDLPRLVAALGQDADLVIGRRRPVAGLHWPWVARVGTVVMSWRLRTRHGLPVHDIAPMRVARREALLGLGIVDRRSGYPLELLVRAAAAGWRVVEFDVSYGPRTGGKSKVSGSLRGSVTAILDFWKVIS, from the coding sequence CTGGGGTCGACAGGGAAGCCCGACGATCTGGTCACGGTGGTGCTGCCGTGTCTGAACGAGGAAGAGTCGCTGCCGGCGGTGCTGGCGGCCATTCCGGCCGGCTATCGAGCCCTGGTGGTGGACAACAACAGCACCGATGACACCGCCGGCGTCGCCGCTCGGCACGGCGCTGATGTCGTCGCCGAACCGCGGCCCGGATACGGGGCGGCGGTGCACGCCGGTGTGGTCGCCGCGACGACTCCGATCGTGGCGGTCATCGACGCCGACGGTTCGATGGATGCCGGCGACCTGCCGCGGCTGGTCGCCGCGCTCGGGCAGGATGCGGATCTGGTGATCGGCCGGCGCCGGCCAGTCGCGGGGCTGCACTGGCCGTGGGTCGCGCGGGTGGGCACCGTCGTGATGAGCTGGCGGCTGCGCACTCGCCACGGCCTGCCGGTTCACGACATCGCGCCGATGCGGGTCGCCCGCCGGGAAGCGCTGCTGGGTCTCGGCATCGTCGATCGGCGGTCGGGGTATCCGCTGGAACTGCTGGTGCGCGCCGCCGCCGCGGGCTGGCGCGTGGTCGAGTTCGACGTCAGCTACGGTCCCCGCACCGGGGGCAAGTCCAAGGTCAGCGGTTCGCTGCGGGGCAGCGTGACCGCGATCCTGGACTTCTGGAAAGTGATCTCGTGA